Proteins encoded within one genomic window of Nostoc sp. UHCC 0870:
- a CDS encoding ribbon-helix-helix protein, CopG family, protein MVKTLVAKDYRVKPGTWGESKQRVQIMLTPTAIELVDAIAEKMELTRAEVIERLIRSQCLNVETLKEIARDDD, encoded by the coding sequence ATGGTTAAAACGCTAGTGGCAAAAGATTATCGAGTTAAGCCTGGAACATGGGGTGAAAGCAAGCAACGGGTTCAAATCATGTTGACCCCGACAGCGATTGAGCTTGTTGATGCTATAGCTGAAAAAATGGAACTAACTAGAGCAGAAGTAATAGAGAGGTTGATTCGTTCTCAATGTCTTAATGTCGAAACTTTAAAAGAGATTGCAAGAGATGACGATTAA